The Metopolophium dirhodum isolate CAU chromosome 4, ASM1992520v1, whole genome shotgun sequence DNA window ttaagaaattaacattagaacactggcacaaaatactatgtcatcagaatgtcaaacatgttcgtgagtatttaaaacacaatcaaatacaatttacagatatacaaggacagttattctgtgaaccatgcatctatggcaaacagcataaggagacgttcactcagagcgaaacaataactattgaaccagggcaaataatacacagcgacgtatgtggacccatggaagagaattcattaggaggtaaaagatatttcattatttttaaagatgattattctaaatatacttatgtttattttatgaaacataaatctgaggttaaagaaaaacttaattgttttctgagtatggttaaaactcaaactaaaaatgttattaaaactattagaagtgactgtggattagaatataagaattctgaagttcaatcaattctaaatatttttggaataaagcATGAAACAAGTGTACCTTATACTCCTGAACAAAATGGAAGAGCTGAACGTTCAATGAGGACTATTTGTGAGGCAGCTAGAACAATGATCTATGCCaagaattttccaaaatcacTGTGGGCAGAAGCAGTCAATACAGTAGTGTTCTCATTCAATTATACTGGTAATTCAGGGAAAGTATCTAAAACTCCATATGAGTTATGGTTTGATAAACTTCCTAAAATAGAAAAGTTTGTAGAATttggaataaatgcatatagtttagttccaaaacaacgacgaaagaagtgggatgcaaaaagtcgaaaaggatactttgttggatattcagaaacttcaaaagggtatcgtatttggtataaagaaaataacgagGTGTCACTTAGTAGAGACGTTATTTTCAAGGATGAAAGTGTTGTAAATGACCAACGTGTagaatgttctaataatttaaatgatagtaataacattgatgttcTTAGCTTACACAAAGACGGCTCTTTAGAACACAGCAATACATCAGAAGGAGATGAagtcatggaaaataaatttgggtcaataagtgtagatgacaatgaaaaacaagaacatgaacaagaaaatggatcaaatgtcaacgtgtacaacttgcgagacagaattaatattaagaaaccattacgttatgataattcagcctttttcgtagtcgaatccgatccagtgaatttcaaggaagctgtggagtcacaaaattcagaaaaatggatAGAAGCCATGAACAAAGAAATGGAATCTCTGGAACGAAACGGAACATGGTCACTCATAAGTTTACCTAAGGacagaactattgtaaattgtggttgggtgtataaaacaaaatacaatgttcatggacatgttgatcgatacaaggctaggctagtagcaaaagggtatagtcaaatgttcggtattgattttaatgaaacctttagtcctgtagtaaagttcgattcaattcggtctatattagctatatcaGCAGCAGAACAATTACAACTTCGACAATTTGACGTTCAAACAGCCTTTCTATATGGAGATTTGGACGAAGAAATTTACATGAGACAACCAGAAGGGTTCAACGATGGTACCAAAATGGTGTGCAGACTTCAACGCAGTTTATATGGCCTAAAGCAGTCACCACGATGTTGGAAcataaagttcaaaacatttcttcttaactttaatctattagaaacaaaagcagatccctgtgtttttgttaatagagaaaataacaaagtattaaTCGTCGCTATATTTGTTGATGATGGTCTAGTTGCAGCTACATCGAGTCAGGATGTACatgcattaattgaatatttaagacaacatttcaatattaccgaaggagaattgaatcaatttttaggtacagaaattgagcgaaaatctgatggatcaattgtaatgcaccaaggattgtattgtaaaagagtattggagaagttcaatatgactgaagcaaaatcagttcaaataccagcagaccctcaacattcattagatgacaagcaacaaaatactaatttaactagtaaagtcccatatcgtgaagcagtcggaagcttattatatcttagtcagattacaagaccggacataactttttcagtaaatctagttagtagatacatcgaggatccaaaggaacaacactggacagcagtgaaacgaattttaaaatatttaaagggaactattaattttggattggtatttagttctagacaaaaactcatgttaaaaggatacagtgatgctgactatgcaggtgacttggatacaagaagatcaacatcagggtcagtatttacattaggatctggaagtatagcatggagttcacgtcgtcaacagtgtgttagccttagcacaactgaatcagagtacatagctttaagtcaagcagtacaagaattaacttggttaaaattgtttttaggtgaATTGCTGGACCAGCCAAAAACGGTGCCAACAATGTATGGAGACAATCAAAGTGCGATTAAACTCGTAAAAAATCCAGAGTTTCATAGAAGAACGAAGCACATAGATGTTCGCTACCACTATATAAGAGAAAAGTTCAATGAGGGATTGTTTTCATTGGAGTACATATCCAGCAAGGAGCAGATTGCGGACATTATGACAAAACCAACTCCACGAACGCGGTTCAATGAGCTAAGGGAGATGttaggagttataaatattgatgtatatgggtatattgtttaagggaaagtgttggaattataaacaaaacaccctatataatgtagtgtataagtaatatattcacactgtagttcatcagacgctgactatacatttttatatactacagcatattatacgtcctgcgtagtgtagccgggtatacatagttagtcgttgatttatattacgcctcgtaacactattgtacatcgtatcattatacttattattatattatatatatccgattatattattatttaccttttaacttctgtatatctgtgtacttcaacaatattatatgtatacctatatgtataggtaccttcaattatattattccaatcatactagtattgtatattacatattattatacttcaaaaatattggttaatatattatatatcatgattgatttaattataatatatattattaagcatTCTCAATTCACCCACCcaccataaaaattaaatactaggGATACCGCTTTAGCAAAGTTACTAATTAGGCGCaaaccaatatatattattatcttatttaatttttttttttataaatagatgatCAGTAtgcaaaattgttaaattttatggTAACAATAAAGTACGAATTAAGATCAATGCAGGAAAAATTGGACATCATGATTCAGCGAGATGAGGAAAACTACTTGACAAAAACTAAGGATTTGAGTATATATGACACTGgtgatatagataataaattaccaATCAAAACTCAGGAACAGTTGGAAGAATTAGAAAATGATTTgtctaacaataaacattatcgGTGTCAGATGGTAAAGATTTTTAAGAATTTCATACGTGTATGAActgttattaaataagttatatatttttattgtcataGATTAAACGTTTATCATCTGTGGGAGGaaagtcaataaaaattatggCAAAAAGAATAAtggctatattatttataccagaaatattatgtgaattttcataTAGTGGTCGTGGTTACAAAAAACTACCATTgcttctaaataaaattatttttggtaagttaaacttaaataacaatatagtaattttgattttgtattaattaattaatttttagaattttaattttttagattctgtccTTACAATCAAAAAATTTGCCAATGCTGATAACGCAGCTAATGAAATTGATCAGGTTATTAAGTACGTTCTTAttcaaacttatttaaaattaaagataaggcaggaaaataatttttataatcatcctaaatatattattatagtgtacagaatttcttaatataataatttctgtatacttattaatactgatattataattttaaatgaaattttaaaaacaataggtattaggtaaacgttataaataacaatcataatatactctatacctatttgaaagattaattacttaacaaatgtataacataaacgttaaattcttttttatattaataactacgTTAAGTATAAAATCATTTACATAACCAGTTATTTACATTGTGTTAACGTTTACCTATGATCTGAAGTCTAAACCTAGGAAACGAGCTAGTAACCGACTTGATGTTATAACCTTGTTTACCCGTATTCGTAAACGGTACTGCCATATAGGCGTGGTACGGGACGCGAGGTCGGCTACTCGGCTCGTTTACTTTAATAGTTTTCTGTCATGGGTGTCATGGCGACATGGCGTCATAGAACATTTTGTTGTTAAACCTTAACGGCTTATTGCTCAATGTGTTTTCTTAACTCGCTTCGGTAATCGACGCCAGTGAATCACGGTTCAATATTATCACGTACCTActctataaattgttattcgtGTACTcacattgttaattgttataatagtgcGTACTGATGTCGGTAATTTGGaattcaatgcatttaattttaatataatcgttTGATTGACATTTacttttgtttacaatattcaatatgaCGTGGTCGGTTATTCACTTCTTTAAAGATAATGGAGTAGAGGTAGTACCTAGCACATGGTTTAAAGATGATACATGTGCTTGGCCTAAGACCCATGTGaaacgttttattaaaaaccattGTATACCAAATACTAGAGGGTTCAAAGCTAGGGCATTGTCTACAAATATTTGtaagcttatattttttttacaaaataataactacattgtataataatataacctataattattttgatatacattttagaatCGTTTCTTGTTGCTCGAACgaaatgcaaaaaataattgatcacTTCGGATTTATCATCTACTGAAGATgacaattattctaaaataaaaaatataaataatggaaaaaaatcaaaatctggTAATAATTGcagtaataacaaaaaaacgggATATGGCGCTGACAAATCAGGTAAGatggttatattatgtatagtataccttctttaataatttaattaatattggaaaaaaatgttattattaatagtactttatacaattattaacttatgtttataaaatgtgtattatttttattttatttttgtagacaTTGAAACTGATAGCGatgacaataattatgaattaccaGCTTATGATTCtggtaagtaaatatatataattataataactatacctacctaaaatgtattgtacttcaaaattgataaaaatcttTATTGTAGGTGATAATAATTCCAgtacaaataacattaattgtCTGTCTAAGAAATGTAAGttttcaatgatttattaatatagtatatttaattttatgttctcTATATTCATTTCTAatgacacatatttttttacagcttGTGTTTATGATATGCTTGTCAAATCACCATCAAAAACTCCAGTTTTTGAAtctagtatgtacctacctataatatattatatatataatactattttattctaATCATGTTTTTGGgggaattatgtaatatacttgTAGAATATTAGTTActtgaataatttcattatagttgTCCAAActgtttcacaaaaaaaaattttaattatatttccgtTTACAGTTGATGATAATTTCTGCATGGTGAAAAATGTGTCACCTTATAgaagaaataaacattttgtacttTCTCCTAATAATTTGGCAAGagcagaaaaaaacaaaaagagaaATTTATCTGAATTTCCTAGAAAATATCCATCTCCTGAAACTTTTCAATCacgtatgtatacctaataattagttctattaaaatgcaatttttctatcatataaaaaattaaaaatattttaaattacactcaAAAcacagagaaaaaaattaaatcagcacCTCTTATGAAGATGACTAAATACCATtgttagtatatataaataatatgattttaaggCTAGTATATAAAACGCTGATATATAGTCTTACAAACGTTTTAcactaatttttgtttttatagctcTTTCACAAGAAATATCTCCTACTACTGTTCAGAAGTATTCACCATTAAAAACatatggtaaaattattaatagtgtttttcaaaattgtactatacctatataacaagaaaagcattacatattaatttgtatttctaatatagcACAAGCATCTGCGGCGAGATCTGCGGTATCCAAGCAATTATTTAGACCAGATAACTTAAGCCAACCGTTGACTacttgttagtttaaaaatataatataattataatatataattataactgttcaatgattataatttactagGATTATGTTacttacttattgtattttcttatattatattgcagtattagaaaataaacaaaaaacgcctccaaaaccaaataaattaaaaaattcttcaGGTATGTAAAAATAGTAACCttctaatgttttatttttaaatgttttaattatgatgtataatatataatttcagaaGATCAATTTAAGGAACTCATTTTATACAATCTTTTAGTATTGAAACACAGCATTAGaaacatcaatgaaaaattgacATTGGTTGTCGAAAGGCAGATTTCACACAATTATAATGTTGAAGAATCTAATGATCTTACATTAGAATATTCTAATTTGGACTGCTTATTACCAATTGATGAAGAAGATACATTAGACAATATAGAAGAACAGATAAGAAGTACCATGCATCATTGGTAAgtaatttcatttataattagacttcataaaatatagacaatttttttcttaaattaatggtttttgaaacaatgtttcaagttcaattatttagacTAAATCGataacaaatgtattttaatgtttacaaaacgtataacaactatatacctattgtgaaacatattttcattatgCATTCATGCCTAGTTTTAActatgataaatcatttttatgtaattaaatactcCTTAAATAAATCTGTACCACAGAAGTCATGTAACGCAAGTCacaaaaatgacatttttactggagagacaatacaaaaatgtttgtattgcaATGCACttacaattgtatatttcaaaaatattatttcgctttactttttttatgtatCACTCTAGACATACGTTTCTATACttctatcatagtttaggacttAAGTTAGTATACTTCTTACTatctataaatttattgttaattggacttacgttaaaatacaattaaacagATCACAAAAAGAATATTCCAACAATAGAACTGactcaatatttgaaaaatgcgTTAGTTGACTTCTGTGTTACAGAAATATGTATagcttttatttattgaatgactttaaaggttaaaattaaaagtttttactaAAGAATAAAATGATTTGACTTAGtaacattaaatacatattacattaaatctatatattttttatcaaattcaaattattaaatggttattaatatcttattattccTATTCTACATTATTTTAGTAGGTCCTTAACTTAGgtaacatgtaaatatttttttactatagatataattactgtattataataatatacatacttatagtaCTATATGgaaggtttaatattttatgacattaaactttatttatttttttttattacattttagactAAACAGTTAGCTGGACTTGGTGGATAAAGTATCAAAGTCATTGTCAAAAGAATCATGGGATATTTGTTCACTGACAACACCTTAGCCTTATATTCTTTTAATGGcagagcaaataaaaaaaaatgttttgcaaatctatcaatttcaaaagttatatatgttgtaaatatattatttatttttacgtaataTGCACTCATAAATTCTTCTATTACTTCtctttatctattatattataatattatgaataactggtagtatataatataactaagaaTTTGTTATACTCTTAAAGTCTTATATAACAGcaacctttttaaattaataactttcattatatattttagtcaataagttatttatggaagttaataattactaatattcacatagaaaatgtttaattccaagacaactattttaataatgctataattatgatttaatactttttctttGATTCAAGCAATTTAAtcctatatatttgatatattataatattatctaaaataataattatacatataaatgtaatatatgccGGTCTATATGGAGTTTAATGGATAGAATATGaatatgtgtttaatatattataataatatgccttcTACCattaaaatgcaattattaatttttatttttataattattattgttatttgttttattgtccaGATGCTGTTAAATCAATTAAACGATTGAATAATGAATCATcgatgaaattgaaaaatactttaAGTATTATCTCATTCAAGCACCATTcaacataaaaaagaaaaaagaaatgtttcattgaatatgaatatcatttaattttgtaattattatgtacaatataatatagctaggcTAGGTTTGCCTTTTAGTTATATCatatttcaactatatatatactattatattatattctaaataaatttataggtacattatgttttactattattatattgttatagggCCTAACAATATATGTTgaatatgtaatacattaattaatattttgaatatttttgaaataataaagataaattttatgcaattattaagtttacattttaattattaaatattctattaattaattgtataaaaattacaaaatatacctatataattattttttagaatattttagttaaaaaccgACGATCTGCTCAATATTCGACAAACATTTATCAGAGGTGAAAAAAGTTATATGAACGGTTGATTGGTGTTAAAAGaatatgtattcaatattaaacaatattaaggaATGTTTAAAGAGTACTTAACGAACCTTGACGATTAAAGGTTTTTTAAACCTTTAAGTGTATATACTTATTTGATATTGAGTTCCATgtcatttcatatttatagtgtgttaaattaacattaatttagtTGATATCCAATTGGTTGGCAATACTTATTCAGGGTTAAACATTGACTTGCCTACtttgattttatgtttatttaatatttgcatGCTATGTGGGAGCTATCTACGATCATTTGACTTAAAGTTACacgaaaaactaaaatcgattttgataaaacgtgatattattggtaggttatatttctattttatagtagatcaatagccaatagattacctataaatcacatttttttatttaaatcccggtagtcgagttttggacaagtacctactacctacataggtaacttataat harbors:
- the LOC132943081 gene encoding uncharacterized protein LOC132943081 isoform X2; the encoded protein is MLVKSPSKTPVFESIDDNFCMVKNVSPYRRNKHFVLSPNNLARAEKNKKRNLSEFPRKYPSPETFQSQKKIKSAPLMKMTKYHSLSQEISPTTVQKYSPLKTYAQASAARSAVSKQLFRPDNLSQPLTTLLENKQKTPPKPNKLKNSSDQFKELILYNLLVLKHSIRNINEKLTLVVERQISHNYNVEESNDLTLEYSNLDCLLPIDEEDTLDNIEEQIRSTMHH
- the LOC132943081 gene encoding uncharacterized protein LOC132943081 isoform X3 — protein: MLVKSPSKTPVFESIDDNFCMVKNVSPYRRNKHFVLSPNNLARAEKNKKRNLSEFPRKYPSPETFQSPLSQEISPTTVQKYSPLKTYAQASAARSAVSKQLFRPDNLSQPLTTLLENKQKTPPKPNKLKNSSEDQFKELILYNLLVLKHSIRNINEKLTLVVERQISHNYNVEESNDLTLEYSNLDCLLPIDEEDTLDNIEEQIRSTMHH
- the LOC132943081 gene encoding uncharacterized protein LOC132943081 isoform X1 codes for the protein MLVKSPSKTPVFESIDDNFCMVKNVSPYRRNKHFVLSPNNLARAEKNKKRNLSEFPRKYPSPETFQSQKKIKSAPLMKMTKYHSLSQEISPTTVQKYSPLKTYAQASAARSAVSKQLFRPDNLSQPLTTLLENKQKTPPKPNKLKNSSEDQFKELILYNLLVLKHSIRNINEKLTLVVERQISHNYNVEESNDLTLEYSNLDCLLPIDEEDTLDNIEEQIRSTMHH